A region of the Vanrija pseudolonga chromosome 2, complete sequence genome:
AGGTGGGTTGGAggcggggacggggaggCGAGGCATGGTTGCATCCGAGTCTGTGACCCAGCTCTGGGAGTTGTGAGGCATCGCTGCCCACACCCAGCGCCAGGCCGGTGTCGTCCCTCGGTAGAGTCTACAAGGACGGTGGGGTAGTCTAGCGAGACGCACTGTGGCGTGTGCTGTATGCTGCGACGAGGCCAGGAGGGATCCTGGGGGTGCATCCCATGCTGCGGGCGTCAGGTTTGCTCCCCAAGGTTCGCAACACCTGACCAGCACCACTACCTGCGGTGTGAGGGTTGACTTGGGGACGCTTTTGGCAACGCACAGAGAACGCGAGCTCGGGTCGTCTTGCTGGTAGTTGGGGCAtgaaggtggtggtgggctggTGAAGGAAGGTGGAGGAACAAGATAGGACAAGAGGAGGAGATACATCTTGTGGGGCAGAGGAATACCTgctccccaccccccctccccccgcagCTGTGCCCCCTCCAAGCCGTGCGAGTCGACGCCAGCCATCGCTGACCAACCGCCACTCGGCATGCCGGCACGCCCGTGCGCGGCGTAGTGGTGAGGCCATGGAGCCGGCCGCAGCAAGCCGGTCGCAACATAGATGAGTGACGGTACAGGTCAGTGTAGTCAGCCTCGGTCAGTCGCTTCAGCGCGTGCCCAGGCATGGCATTACCGTCGCTCGTACCGCCGTGCCGACTAGGGACAGACCGCCAAAGGCTTGTCTTGCTGTGCCCTCCGCCGTGGGTGATCGCTCCAGGCCGTGTGGTGTGAGCTCAGCCCCGCCGGCATCAGCGCCGTGGTCACAGTCCAGTCGTTGGAAGTCAGCGGAGAGGCCTTCAGCATCGTGAGTTACTGCTCCGCGCCTGCTACTCGCGGCCTTCGGTGTTCGTTCGTCTCGCTTAACATCGCTGTGCACCTCCGTCGGGAGGAGTGAGTCTGCCGACGATCCTGCCGAAGAGCATGATCACGCTGCCGCCAGGAGAAGGCACTTGGGTATCGATATCTCATGCAGACAGACCGCagccgtctcggcgccggggttTTGTTTCTTGTCTATCGGGGGTTTGCGTCGAGCCGGCGCACCGATGGGCTATCTCGGGCCTGCGTGATGAGTCGGACATGCGAAGGTTAAGTGATTGCCGGTGAGACAGATCAGACCGAGAGAGCGGGCAGGCACTGCTGGAATCAAGCGCACAGTCGCGTCGGATGGGATGGCGACGAGACAAaggacgccgcgacgccgtggcgccggcgccggcggctgctgcggctcgAGCACACACGCATGCACCAGCGCAAGCACACATCTCACTCGTCTGGCTGTTTTATACTTTGTCTCCAACTCCCCATACCCCCCGTCACTGTCACACTTTACTCACAAGCATCATCTTACCCTGTCACTGTGAACCTTGTTCGGAACGAGACGGAGGTATGGGTTGCGGCCGTGTCGAAACACCACCGTggacccccccccccccctgcAGTGCTGACCTCTGACTTCAGGGCACCCCTTTGGGGGGTCATCGTCACTAACCTCGATGCACCTGACTGAGACTGCTCGTCGTAGTGCTCGTCTAGTGCTGGCAGTCCTTGCTGACCGGCATCCTGGCCGCACACCCCGTGACGTGACGTCAAACCTCTCGACCAGCCGTTTCGTACGTTTGTGCCGTAATGGTTGCAGCAACCCCCAGGTTTCGCCGGTGGGAGCCGAGAGCTGAGACACGCCCTTTTGAGTGAAGCACCAGAGAGAGCAGATTCGATCAAgacctgctcctgctgcgaGGAGAGAGCCCAGAGACACAGAGTGCAAAGAgacatctcgtcgtcgctgcttcACCTTCACAACCGTTGCATAGGCACGCCGCCAGTGCCTCCACCCAGTTCTCATctcacacacacgcacctCGTGGTCGCATCGCTCGCTGCTAGCCACCTCCTTGTGCTCGCTCTCGACAACACCTCTCATCCATCCACATCTTTTTTATCGGTGGTTTATCACACACGGATCCCAATCCACCATGGGAGAGTCGAAATTGTCACCTGGCGGCGCAGGCCTCCAGTCCGGCGCCAACGTCCCATCGCCCGCAACCACCATCGACCCCATCACCGGCAAGGCGCACGTCACGGCGACGGGCCTGacccgcgcgcagctcgcgtcACAGCGTGCTGCCGCGGCCATCAACGGTACGCCGGCAAACGGCActcagccgccgccgcccaacgGTGTCTCCAAGGCTGTCGCCGGTGAGTGGTTCCACTTGATTGCCCGCTAACGGCTGCAGGAGTAAAGTCCAGCGCGCCTCAcctcccctcgtcgtcgtggtccgACGACATCAGCCGCGCATTCGACAGGATCAAAGTGGCCACGCCGACgattgacgaggacgaggtgtcGACGTTTACACCGCAGACGTCTCTTCCCACCCGCTCCAAGgcttccgccgccgcgccctcggcgttcAAGGCGCCCAAACTCGCGCCCCCCTCTGCGCCATCAGACGGCACAGTAGTCTTCGCCCCTGGAACCCGCGCGCGGACAACAAAGAGGCTCAGCGTCAACACGGCCAATGGGCTGTTCACCGCATCGCTCGACCCTGAGACCATGGTCTTcttcatcgacgacgacacggtgCTGCCGGGCGAGACGCCAAAGGCCAGCCCTGGTATTGGAGAGAGCAAGCGCATCGCTGTCCCGAGCTCATCGGGACAAGCGACGCCGCAGGCCAGCGGTGCTGATGGGAGCGGCCCAGCGAGCCCCGCAAGCGCCAACGGCGCGACGATCCACGCCGCGTCCAGGCTGCCAGCACCGACATCCGCAGCCGCGGCAATCCCCCAGGTTGCTGTTCAGCCACCGCCTGACGCTGTTGTTAGCATTGCGGGCGGTGCTGCGGATCGGGACGTGCCGACCGGCAGTCCCATGAGCCCGAAGCGAGCGGGGATGGTCGGACGCCCGGCCATGGTCTCGCTCGGGGCCGTGGGTGGAGCCTCGGCGCTTCGCGAGCTCGCGGGGCTGAACACGGACGATGCGAATGCGCTGGCCGTCACGAGCGAGACCAGGCGCGGAGCGGAGCGAAGCTACACTTCGGCCTCCACAACTGCTATCCACCATGGAGCCGAGGGCAAGCCGAACGAGAGGACATCACTTGGTGCTAGACCGGACGACGGTGACGGAGACAACACAACAGTTGACACGGGCACTGTGTCCGGCGACGTCTCCCGGACCCAGACACCGGCCGGAGACAACTCTCTCCCCCAAacgcccgcctcgctcgccattGCCAGCACGACGAAGCACGGGCTTGACCCAGCCGCGTCGACTGCGAGCATCACGGCCATCCGGAACGGCAGCGAGGGGAAGAACGTGTCGCACCCTGGCTCCCCAgtgagctcgacggcgccgagccacgCAGCAGAGCCCAAGTCGCCTGTGCCGTCGACAACGCAGCCCGCGTCCACGTCGGACCCCaagtcgccgacgtcgcccacCTCTGCCCTCTCCGCGCCATCAGCAAACGGCTCGAGCTCATCTGACCTTCGTACCCCCGGACACGCAtaccgcgccgtcggccaccCTGCGTCGCGTGGGCTACCGGGCACGACACGCGAAGTGGGGACCTATCCTGCGCCACAGTACGATGGCGAGGcgaccgccgagctcgcccaccACAACCAGAGTGGTGTTCTGCACAGCCTCGCCCAAAAGGTGTCAGACAAGGTGGAGGGAAAGAAGCCTGCCAAGGAGGCAGATGACGAGGCCAAGCACGATGAGGACACACCACCCGCCCTCCCCGAGAAGGACAGCCCAGTCAGCCCCGCGAGCCCaaccagcgcgtcgagcggcgttACTGGCGCGCCGTTGTCCACGCcgtccaagctcggcgacgtgcaGAGACGCAAGCCAGTACCAGCGGCAGATGCCGAGCTGGCCAGGAGCAGTGGCAACTCGTCGCCTGATGGCCAaccgcccgtcgtcgcgacggtgcccatcgccgacaccgaggcaGATGCCGAGGCCCAGACCCCTACCACCGCCAAGAAGACGAACGGCTTCTTCAACCGCTCCGCAGCCAACGAatcaacgacgccgacgactccTAAGTCACCCTCGAGCCCGTTGCAGAATGCCAGCGCGGCGTTTGCAGGCTTTGGCAGCGCACTCCGGCGGACAGCGAGCGGGACGCTGCTGAacacgggcggcggcacgaAAGAGCGGCCCATCATCTCGGACCCTCTGCCAGTGCCAGTTGACAAGGAGACGCCCGGGCGCCCGTCGGGTTCGTTCTTCCGGAGCCACAAGCGGTCAGAGAGCGCGGCGCCCAATCTCAACcccaacgccgaggcggcagcgcggccgcccaCGTCCTTCTTCAACCACTCGCGCCAGgccagcgcagcgagcacggGCAGTGCACGCAAGAAGGGCGGCATCTtcaacaagctcaaggccgacTTCAAGGTCATTGGCGGACGGATCAGGAACGAGGACAAGAAGTAGTAGTAGCGGTGGCCCCGCAGGACAATGGGCCAAGCTGGGCGGCTGGGCgtgcgtggcgcggcgcggcgaggcgcgggtTTGTACATCTATCTACCTTGTAATAAAATGATGACGGATGACGATGGCCGCGGGACCTGGGACATGGGGGTACAAAGGAAGGACAGGATGGGTACAAAGCGAACCTTGGAGGTTATACACAATGCTGGGTATcgctggggcgggcgtgggaTTGTTGTAGTGGGGGAATGGTGTGGGCGGTGCGTGGTGTTTGTTTACCAGTACCACTTGGCGTGCGCgctgggtgtgtcagctgtGCGCGGCACGAGTAAACCCACCGAGGGACGCCCgacacgacgtcgtcgccgtcggcaaggcCCTTCTCATAGTCGGCACGGTACTTGAGGAAGATTTCCATCGTGACGCGGGCGTCCTCGATCTGGGGGTGGGCGTCAGTGGTCAGCTTGGCAGCGCCGCAAATAGCAGTGATTGATACCCACGGGACAGTGGGCGCCCTCCTGGATATCGCGTCCCAGCACCTCCTTGGCCATGGCGCGCAGGCCGGGGTACATGCCCTCCGTCTTGACGCCCATGCGCTCGCGGAGCGGGTAGAAgagcgccgtgtcgcgcACGTCCTCGTAGTCGTGCCTGTGCTGGAGGACGGCCAGGTCGTTGAAGAGCGCATGCCCGACGATAATCTTCGACTTGATGATCTCAATCACCTCCTTGCGGACGGTTTCGAcggtcggcgctggcggcggcgtcaactTGCTTCTGCGACGAAGAGGCCCGAGCACCCACCGTCCTTGAGGAGCGCCTTTGTAATCCCCGAttctggcgtcagcttgccCACGAGTCGGCGCTCACTGTCCGTCTTGTAGTCGAGCACGTTCTTCGGGTGCTGGAACACGTAGGAATGGTACAGGACCTTGCCGGTATGGTCGACGATTGCGACCCTAGGCGTGGTGTGAGCTGGCCGTACGCGTCGTCAAGAGCACTAGACCTACCGAGCCAGCCCATTCTCCGTGTTGCAGCGCACCATTTCGCAGTCTGCCGTTGTCAGTCCCGTCCATGCGCAGACACGCACCGATGCCGACGTAGCGGTCGAGCCCGATGACAGTCATTCTGGGTCAGTGGATGGAGAGAGAAGAGAAGCAGGATGCGAAGTGTCCCCTCGCTGCTACTTATAGGCTCGCTGTGGAGCGGCGAGACACGAGGCGGACACACAAAGTGGAGGTTGGCCCGCCTGGCTGGTCGGGCATTGTTGTGGGTGTCAAAACACGCCTGTTACGCCTGTTAGGCCATTGACAGCACATCGTCGGTCCACATTGTCCTCGTACCCTCGCCCGATGGCAGCACACACGCCGTCCATACACACGCCACCCATCCTCCCCCTCCCGACGCCAGGGAGCGCGGGCTTCTCCCcggcgctcgtgcgcgcggtgcacgcctcgccggcgctgcgcggctgGGCGCCGGACggcacgctgctcgccgtcttcgtgctcgccatggtcgcgcgccgcgggggcgtgctcgtcgacgtcgtgcggGACCGCGGGTCGCCTGTGCCCGGCGTGCACCGCGTCGTGCGGGCTGCGATTGCGGTAGgtagtgtgtgtgtgctggcGCGGGCTGACGACTTGTAGCTCGCAGAGTCAGTGTTCGGCCTCGAGACCCGCACTATCGTCCTCTCGGCACACAgtaccgccgccgacgtgtcCTTCGAGCCCCGCGCAGGCTGCTTCGTCATcgctggcctcgaggacgcgccgaCCCCCGTCCAGATCAAGTTCCGCGACCAGGTCGCCCTGGCTGACAAGTGGGTCCggccgccgctcgtcgtgTGGGTCCGCAACGAGGACAAGGCAGACGACTCGCCCCCGTGGCTGGTAAGTGCTCGCTGTGCGCCAGCGCCCCGTCCCCGCTGAGCTTCTAGATCGACATCTTCTCATGTTCGATCGCCGTTGTCCCCGACGACATTGAGCCGCCACCCGCCGGGCTGGAGCAGACAGCCCTCATCCCACCAGACTACGTCGCAGACctgcgctcgctcctcgaggTAACGCACATTCACCCCCCACTAGAGGTGCACATCTCCAACCTTGTCGCCGCACTGTCTTTACATCCCTCACTCGCATCAACCATAACCGCAAGAGCAGAAGAGGCGCTTACTCGCCTGGTCCGCGGGCAACGCCTCCTCGCGTCGCCGTTCGACCTCCCACCAGACTGGGAGGAGAACGTGCACACCTGGCAGCACGAGGTGGGCAACCCGAATGCTGCCCGTCGacaggcagcagctgcaggaGGGCTCAGCGGCGGCCCAGGCGGCGTGGACACGtgggcgcgccgcgccggcgaggtgccGAGAACGGAAGCCGTCGTCGGACCAGGCGGTGACGAGTGGTACTGCCTGCCTGAGAATGTGGCTGGCGCATGGGCGCTCGCGGTGCGTCACcgtgtgcgcgtgcgcgagcccGGCCAGGGCGCGCTGTACCAGCTCAACGGGACGGCgcaggagcgcgccgccaaggccagcAAGCACCAGGGGACGGTCCGCGAGACggcgcgccaccgccgcgaggtcgaccaggcgctcgaggagctcctcctcaCTGTGTAGACTAGACGTGTTGTTGTCAATAGTATCTTGCATTCACTGTATTGTTCTGTTCGtgcgtgccgaggaggacagaCGCGTCGCTTCTGCGCCACTGACCGCCGACGTGTTTGAGGTGTCGTTGGTCCCCTGCGCCGCGGTGCCGAtcctgctcgccgcctcgtGGCCTTGCGACACCGCAGCGGTGCAGCCCCTGGCCGTTGttctcgccgtcggcgctgtcgaTGCTTCGGCGCGCCATGGTGGCGTGTGATAAACACGCCGTGTGTGAGAGCGGTTGTGTGTTTACACTGACTCGCCGCGACAGTCACTTTCGTCGCAccgacccaccaccaccaccaccactcgtcACTCTTTCACTCGTCCCAGGATCCACTCACCGCGCCTCTCTCTCGGCCATTCACACTCGCCCatacccccctccccctcccatcACTCtccccccccttccccttgCACCCCCTTCCCTTccccttcctcttcttctctcCATTCACCATATACCCAGCATCTCTTGTACCCAGCGTCATGCGCCTACAGCagcgctcctcctcggcggatATTAACGACCGCCGCAACTTCCGCGTACACCGTCTCATCGAGCGCGCGACCGGGCGTCCTCCACCAGCACGGCGTGTCAACGTCTCGGACATCAGTGGGCCagtcgaggtcctcgtcccAGTGGGAGAGTCCTTAACAACAAGCCAGGCGTCGCAACCAGGCCGCAGTAactcgctgtcgtcctccCTTACGTCGCGTATCTCCCGCGCCTTCTCCATCTCGGAccggcgcacgacgacgacgatacCCAACACGCATACCCGCTCGCACTCGACTTCTGCGTCAGTCATCATGGGTCTAACGAGCGACTTTGCCGCCCTATCCCCGCCTTTGACGGCTAGCACGTCGTCAAACTGGAGCTACGAGgacgtcgccaccgcccgccaCGGCTACgtcccgtcgtcggcttcaaCGTCGGCGACCGCCACGCCCACCTCTGCGGCCTGTAAGTGGTGACTACAGTTCCTCTGACCCACCACTGACAACCCCAGTCGACCACAGCCGTATTCGCCCccagcacacacacagccaAAGCCAGCACATGCATACCTACCCTCAACGGCCGATGGCAACAACGCCATTTGGGTCGTACACGAAAAGCTCTGCCAAGCGCCCGAACACAGCACCTTCCTCCGGATCCCCTTCCCCGCCGGAGAAGGCACCGCCACTGCCAGTCCCCAAGACGCGCCTCTCCCAGTCTCCCCTCGTTGGCTCGTCCCTCTTCCGCGAGACGTTCAGTCGcctctcggccgtcgccaacggcaccagcagcaccgacAATGTGGCGTCTTCTTCGTCACTTCGTTCCCGCCCCATTTCGCTACCGGTGAGAGCCACGCTGGTTCAGTCGGGGACTCCTCAACCGCCTTCCCTCACACGCCGTCCACCTTACGTCGTGCAGGACAGCTCGCTGGACACGCCGTCCCGGCCCGGCTTCCGCTCCAAGCGCGAGGCTATCTGCCTCTCTCCGCTGCCGGTCTCGCCCGTTTCGCCTCTCTCGACATCCTTTGTGCATCCGCCAGAAACACCATCATCAGTCAACTCTAGCACTTCGTCTCGCTTCCGGATCCCCCGCAAGCCTGTGCCTGTCCTCACGCCAGAAGAGCTCGGTACTCCAtcgccccctcccacccccaaGATGTGCACTGACACTTCAGCGGGCGAGACGACTTCGgccagcagctgcagcccgCTGTCCTCCCCTGCTGCCTCGGCAGAATCTATGGACACACCACAAGACGAAccaacctcgccgtcttTGGCACCCTTAAGCCCCAACGCCTCGTTCAGCAACGAGATGGACCGCCTCTTtgacgagcttctcgacgagTGCCGCACACCAAAGGTctcacgcccgccgacagcagcgaccCAGCACGTCCCTATGCCGGAGCACCGACCAGTTACACCCGGACGACCACTGGCGCACAAGACGTCGTCTATTCTCCGCCGCACTCCTGCAGTTCGCAGATCACTCCGGAATATCAATATCCACAAGCGCTCCCAGTCGCACCCGTTACCCGATAGCCCCAAGATCTCGGTGCCACTGACTCCGAGCCGCGAGACGCGCCACACGCGCGAAACCTCAACCCCCCTaccgacctgctcgccttTCAAGCCCTTCATCCCCTCGCAGCGCAGCTTTGAGCCCCTGCGTGCCGTCCGCTCCCGCTCAAGCCCAAtgctggcgacgacgtccgCCAACATCCCCGCCGCGGGCCTCCAGACGCCTGTCGGCCGGGTCAAGGATCGCGTCCAGCAGTTTGAGCGGACCGAGAActcccccaccgccccgTCCACCCCTGTGAAGAGTGAGCTTGAAAACAACTCTGTGTGTTTGTGAGCTCACAATGTCAGCCTTGGGCGCCATTCTCAACAAGAACATTCGTGTGAACTCTGATGAGCTGACTCTGGAATCCAAGCGTCTGAGTGAGTCCAGGTCAGCGCGGT
Encoded here:
- the rex4 gene encoding RNA exonuclease 4, whose translation is MTVIGLDRYVGIDCEMVRCNTENGLARVAIVDHTGKVLYHSYVFQHPKNVLDYKTDSERRLVGKLTPESGITKALLKDAPTVETVRKEVIEIIKSKIIVGHALFNDLAVLQHRHDYEDVRDTALFYPLRERMGVKTEGMYPGLRAMAKEVLGRDIQEGAHCPIEDARVTMEIFLKYRADYEKGLADGDDVVSGVPRAHAKWYW